A single Halobellus ruber DNA region contains:
- a CDS encoding MGMT family protein has product MDGVFAREFDRLGRVVEVGVASGSVISVSFPATPNDDAGGDHPLLDRIDAYLGGAEDHFDDVEIALTVPTDHRRVLEATRNVPYGETVSLDRVLRMAGLDPDDDGDRGTARTALAENPIPLFVPDHRVRDAPGGAPAEVAERLRAVESG; this is encoded by the coding sequence ATGGACGGCGTCTTCGCCCGGGAGTTCGATCGGTTGGGTCGGGTAGTCGAGGTCGGGGTCGCGAGCGGGAGCGTGATCAGCGTCTCGTTCCCGGCGACGCCGAATGACGACGCCGGCGGCGATCATCCGCTCCTCGACCGGATCGACGCCTACCTCGGCGGGGCCGAGGACCACTTCGACGACGTCGAGATCGCGCTCACAGTCCCCACGGACCACCGGCGCGTCTTAGAGGCGACCCGGAACGTCCCGTACGGCGAGACGGTGTCGCTCGACCGGGTGCTCAGGATGGCAGGGCTGGACCCCGACGACGACGGCGACCGCGGAACCGCCCGGACCGCGCTGGCGGAGAACCCGATCCCGCTTTTCGTCCCGGACCACCGTGTCCGCGACGCGCCGGGCGGGGCCCCGGCGGAGGTCGCAGAACGGCTCCGGGCGGTCGAGTCCGGATAG